A DNA window from Bdellovibrio sp. BCCA contains the following coding sequences:
- the gap gene encoding type I glyceraldehyde-3-phosphate dehydrogenase gives MSKLRVGINGFGRIGRVLFRAGFEKLDIVGINSLDSIEGDAHLLKYDSAHGVFNADVSTEGHNLIVNGKKIAVSKTRNPAEVPWKDLGVDLVLECTGAFKDKAEFMQHINAGAKRVLVSGPAEKGADITMVYGINHESYDPAKHQVVSNASCTTNCLAPLAKVLNETFGVESGTMMTVHSYTNDQKILDAPHKDLRRARAAAVSMIPTTTGAAKNVGLVLPELKGKIDGISVRVPTPNVSLVDFTFQAKKDVTKEAVNEALIAASQGALKGILAVEKNELVSVDFNGSPYSSIVDLASTMVVGPRMVKVLSWYDNETGFSNRMVDVALHMAKKGL, from the coding sequence ATGTCTAAATTGCGCGTTGGTATCAACGGTTTTGGTCGTATTGGTCGTGTTCTTTTCCGTGCGGGTTTTGAAAAACTCGATATCGTCGGAATCAATTCTTTGGATAGCATCGAAGGTGATGCACACTTGCTCAAGTACGACTCGGCTCACGGCGTGTTCAACGCTGATGTTTCTACTGAAGGTCACAATCTGATTGTTAACGGCAAAAAAATTGCGGTTTCTAAAACTCGCAATCCTGCTGAAGTTCCTTGGAAGGACTTGGGCGTGGATCTTGTTCTTGAGTGCACAGGCGCATTCAAAGACAAAGCGGAGTTCATGCAACACATCAACGCTGGCGCAAAACGTGTTTTGGTTTCTGGCCCTGCTGAAAAAGGTGCTGACATCACAATGGTGTACGGTATCAACCACGAATCATACGATCCAGCAAAGCACCAAGTTGTTTCCAATGCGTCTTGCACAACGAACTGCTTGGCTCCTCTAGCAAAAGTATTGAACGAGACATTCGGTGTTGAGAGCGGAACAATGATGACTGTTCACTCTTACACGAACGATCAAAAAATCTTGGATGCTCCTCACAAAGATTTGCGCCGCGCACGTGCAGCGGCTGTGAGCATGATCCCAACAACAACAGGTGCCGCGAAAAACGTGGGTTTGGTGTTGCCTGAGTTGAAAGGCAAGATCGACGGTATCTCGGTTCGCGTTCCAACTCCAAACGTGTCTTTGGTGGATTTCACTTTCCAAGCAAAAAAAGACGTGACGAAGGAAGCTGTGAACGAAGCTTTGATCGCGGCTTCTCAAGGCGCTTTGAAAGGTATTTTGGCTGTAGAGAAAAATGAACTAGTGAGTGTGGACTTCAACGGCAGCCCTTACTCTTCAATCGTGGATTTGGCTTCAACAATGGTTGTGGGTCCTCGCATGGTGAAAGTTCTTTCTTGGTACGACAATGAGACTGGTTTCTCTAACCGCATGGTTGACGTCGCACTTCACATGGCGAAGAAGGGTCTTTAA
- the asnS gene encoding asparagine--tRNA ligase encodes METTLVKSLFRDTEKYLDKEVKLSGWVRKIRDQKNFGFIELNDGTFFKGVQVVFDTNLPNFEDVAKLSITSSIYVTGKVIKSQGAGQNFEVMASKIEIYQKADAEYPLQNKRHSFEFLREIAHLRPRTNTFSAVFRVRSVLAYAIHKFFQDQGFVYVQTPIITGSDAEGAGEMFRVTTLKLDKPPRKEDGTIDNSQDFFGKETNLTVSGQLNGETFCAAFRNIYTFGPTFRAENSNTSRHAAEFWMIEPEIAFADLSANMELGEAMIKYIIRYVMEQCPEEMEFFNQFVEKGLFDKLNNVLNSEFGRVTYTEAIEILEKSGKKFEYPVKWGIDMQSEHERFLAEEHFKRPVYVTDYPKEIKAFYMKLNEDQKTVRAMDLLAPGIGEIIGGSQREDNLELLEKRMSEVGLHPADYSFYMDLRRYGSFPHSGFGLGFERMMMYITGMTNIRDVIPFPRTPKNALF; translated from the coding sequence ATGGAAACGACATTGGTTAAATCTCTGTTTAGAGATACTGAAAAATATCTGGATAAAGAAGTGAAACTCTCGGGTTGGGTTCGTAAGATCCGCGATCAAAAAAATTTCGGTTTCATTGAACTTAATGACGGAACTTTCTTTAAAGGTGTGCAGGTCGTTTTTGATACAAATTTGCCGAACTTCGAAGACGTGGCAAAACTTTCCATCACAAGCTCAATCTATGTCACAGGTAAAGTGATCAAGTCGCAAGGGGCTGGACAAAACTTTGAAGTGATGGCTTCAAAAATTGAAATCTATCAAAAAGCGGATGCGGAGTATCCTCTGCAAAACAAAAGACACAGCTTTGAGTTTTTGCGTGAGATCGCGCATCTTCGTCCGCGCACAAATACGTTCTCTGCAGTTTTCCGCGTGCGTTCCGTTTTGGCTTACGCGATTCACAAGTTCTTCCAAGATCAAGGTTTTGTATACGTGCAAACTCCGATCATCACGGGCTCGGATGCGGAAGGTGCTGGAGAAATGTTCCGTGTAACGACTTTGAAACTGGATAAACCGCCACGCAAAGAAGACGGCACGATCGACAACTCTCAAGACTTCTTCGGCAAAGAGACAAATTTGACAGTGAGTGGTCAGTTGAACGGTGAAACTTTCTGTGCGGCTTTCCGTAACATCTACACGTTTGGTCCTACATTCCGTGCGGAAAATTCAAACACCTCTCGCCACGCGGCTGAGTTCTGGATGATTGAGCCTGAGATCGCTTTCGCCGACTTGTCTGCGAATATGGAATTGGGCGAAGCGATGATCAAGTACATCATCCGCTACGTGATGGAACAATGCCCAGAGGAAATGGAATTCTTCAACCAATTCGTTGAAAAAGGCTTGTTTGATAAATTGAACAACGTCCTTAACAGCGAATTCGGTCGTGTCACTTACACAGAGGCAATTGAGATCCTAGAAAAATCCGGTAAAAAATTCGAGTACCCAGTGAAGTGGGGCATCGACATGCAATCGGAACACGAACGCTTCTTAGCCGAAGAACATTTCAAACGCCCGGTGTACGTGACGGACTATCCGAAAGAGATCAAAGCTTTCTATATGAAGTTGAACGAAGACCAAAAAACTGTGCGTGCGATGGATTTGCTGGCTCCTGGAATTGGCGAAATCATCGGTGGTTCTCAACGTGAAGACAACCTCGAGCTTCTTGAAAAACGCATGAGTGAAGTCGGTCTTCATCCAGCGGATTATTCGTTCTATATGGATTTGCGTCGTTACGGCAGCTTCCCTCACTCCGGTTTCGGTTTGGGCTTTGAGCGCATGATGATGTACATCACCGGAATGACAAATATTCGAGATGTGATCCCGTTCCCAAGAACGCCTAAGAACGCTTTGTTCTAG
- a CDS encoding hydantoinase B/oxoprolinase family protein, with the protein MSYQIELFHSLLNDFLQGESALMTIEGDVLAVRGVQAVSYGTLTMAATTATKYLKLQEGDIALLNDPYSGGSLLSDMTFVMAVSEDLIWVSRRSLDKSVKLAKSVEEEGLRIPPTPLRQKNQLNEMILSAMQAHPACPANFVTWLKHQCEDMTVKAKTLHEAIEYTGFTITGELIEEYIDLCRKSSVQKISERASGETRVDVVLDSGELLRLNMEIHDGKVSLDFSGTSAAKTVSLTESATYGVCFYTLSRYYGFEQLANSGSFSVLQITKPAGCWLIGKYPAPTYKGMTCGAAALQTAMELALSQIHQKSEKALSSNCPLNFDLLHQDKHMLLTLPGGVGASASHDGECAHLQSFSIEQLERDFPVKVQRVDLRHSTGGKGKHNGGRGVILKIEAREDIQAAWVTDLTLHRPRISKNCSHGDPCEVSIEHEGTHKVLPVLGQQKFSKGDVVTLCSGSGGGYGKEV; encoded by the coding sequence ATGAGCTATCAAATTGAACTCTTTCATTCGCTTTTAAATGACTTCCTTCAAGGCGAATCTGCTTTGATGACGATTGAAGGTGACGTGCTTGCCGTACGTGGCGTACAAGCTGTGAGCTACGGCACACTGACCATGGCGGCAACAACAGCGACGAAGTACCTAAAACTTCAAGAGGGTGACATTGCTCTTTTGAATGATCCTTATAGTGGTGGCAGCCTTCTTAGTGACATGACTTTTGTGATGGCCGTTTCTGAAGATTTGATTTGGGTGAGTCGTCGCTCTTTGGATAAATCCGTCAAACTTGCAAAATCTGTCGAGGAAGAAGGTCTTCGTATTCCTCCGACACCTCTTCGTCAGAAAAATCAGCTCAATGAAATGATTTTATCAGCAATGCAAGCTCACCCCGCTTGCCCTGCTAATTTTGTGACCTGGTTGAAACACCAATGTGAAGATATGACTGTGAAAGCGAAAACGCTTCACGAGGCCATTGAATACACCGGCTTCACAATCACCGGCGAACTCATTGAGGAATACATTGATCTTTGCCGCAAATCTTCCGTGCAAAAAATCAGCGAGCGCGCTTCCGGTGAAACACGTGTCGACGTTGTTTTAGATAGCGGAGAACTTCTGCGTCTGAATATGGAAATCCACGATGGTAAAGTCTCTTTAGACTTTAGTGGAACAAGTGCCGCAAAAACTGTGTCTCTGACAGAGTCTGCAACTTATGGCGTGTGTTTTTATACTTTGAGCCGTTACTACGGGTTTGAACAATTGGCGAATTCAGGATCTTTTTCTGTTTTGCAAATCACGAAACCTGCAGGCTGCTGGCTGATTGGAAAATATCCAGCTCCTACTTACAAAGGCATGACTTGCGGAGCCGCAGCTTTGCAAACGGCGATGGAGTTGGCTCTTTCGCAAATTCATCAAAAAAGCGAAAAGGCCCTTTCGAGCAACTGTCCTTTGAATTTTGATTTGCTTCATCAAGATAAGCACATGCTTTTAACTTTGCCGGGAGGCGTGGGGGCTTCCGCTTCTCACGATGGCGAGTGCGCGCACTTGCAGTCTTTCTCAATCGAACAATTGGAAAGAGATTTCCCCGTAAAAGTTCAACGCGTGGATCTTCGTCACTCAACGGGCGGCAAAGGCAAACACAACGGCGGACGTGGTGTGATTTTGAAAATCGAAGCCCGTGAAGATATTCAGGCGGCTTGGGTGACGGATCTTACATTGCATCGTCCCCGTATTTCGAAAAACTGCTCTCACGGAGACCCTTGCGAAGTTTCTATTGAACACGAAGGAACTCACAAAGTTCTTCCCGTTTTAGGACAACAGAAGTTTTCTAAAGGGGACGTTGTAACTTTGTGCTCTGGCAGTGGCGGCGGGTACGGAAAAGAAGTCTAG
- the hisC gene encoding histidinol-phosphate transaminase — translation MKISPEILNLVPYKPGKPISETQREYGLTTVYKLASNENPLGPSPKAMAAVKQALDHQHLYPDPSHYELLQTLSKEWGFPTKQLAIGNGSDELIDLLTRIYCEPGDGVLTSVAAFNAYEVSAPANRAVIHKIPMKEGYRFDLPAIADYFLAHPEKKIRLVFVSNPNNPTGTFAPKAEVEAFLEKLGNRDDVMVIFDEAYNEFVRDPAYASAQKYITKYKNLIVLRTFSKIYGLAGFRLGAMIAPPEVVEVFNRVRKPFNVNDLAQVAANAALQDKEFIERSQQTCWKGLDYFYKKLEELGLPYIPSQGNFVMFDTLRDAAKVNEALLRRGIIMRPLLNYGFKTHLRLSVGLEHENQAAMKALADVLKEIPVVS, via the coding sequence GTGAAGATTTCTCCCGAAATTCTGAACCTGGTTCCCTACAAACCTGGCAAACCGATTTCTGAAACTCAGCGCGAGTACGGATTAACGACCGTCTACAAACTCGCAAGTAATGAAAATCCTTTAGGTCCTAGCCCGAAAGCGATGGCGGCGGTGAAGCAAGCTTTGGATCATCAGCATCTATATCCAGATCCTTCGCACTATGAACTCTTACAAACTCTGTCGAAGGAATGGGGCTTCCCGACAAAACAACTTGCTATTGGTAACGGCAGTGATGAGTTGATTGATTTGTTGACACGCATTTATTGCGAGCCTGGCGACGGCGTTTTGACGTCTGTGGCGGCTTTCAACGCCTATGAAGTGAGTGCTCCTGCGAACCGCGCCGTGATCCATAAAATTCCGATGAAAGAAGGCTATCGTTTTGATTTGCCTGCGATTGCGGATTATTTCTTGGCTCATCCGGAAAAGAAAATTCGTCTGGTCTTCGTATCTAATCCGAACAATCCCACGGGAACTTTTGCTCCTAAAGCGGAGGTCGAAGCCTTCCTTGAAAAATTGGGAAATCGCGACGATGTGATGGTGATTTTTGATGAAGCTTACAATGAATTCGTGCGCGATCCGGCTTACGCTTCTGCACAAAAATACATCACGAAATATAAAAATCTGATCGTTCTTCGCACTTTCTCTAAAATCTATGGCCTTGCGGGTTTCCGCTTGGGCGCTATGATTGCGCCTCCTGAGGTTGTTGAAGTGTTTAACCGGGTGCGCAAACCTTTTAATGTCAACGATTTAGCGCAAGTCGCTGCAAATGCGGCTCTGCAAGATAAAGAATTTATTGAGCGTTCGCAGCAGACCTGTTGGAAAGGGCTTGATTACTTCTATAAGAAGTTAGAAGAATTAGGCCTGCCTTACATTCCATCTCAAGGGAATTTTGTCATGTTTGACACCCTCCGTGACGCCGCCAAGGTGAATGAAGCCTTGTTACGCCGCGGGATTATTATGAGACCTTTGTTAAACTACGGTTTCAAAACGCATTTGCGTTTGAGTGTAGGGCTCGAGCATGAAAATCAAGCCGCGATGAAAGCCTTGGCTGACGTGCTCAAAGAGATACCTGTGGTATCTTAA
- the msrA gene encoding peptide-methionine (S)-S-oxide reductase MsrA, with product MKYFSFLVTILVGLGFFADAKTAKKGDSVESTEIAYLAGGCFWGMEDLLRKIPGVVAVEVGYMGGTTKNATYNIVKTGTTNHAETVKVVFDPKKLKYEDLLLHFFKIHDPTTANRQGNDVGTQYRSAIFYTSQTQKEDAERVKTRVDKSGAWKAPVVTQIVPAGEFWKAEEFHQDYLQKNPGGYTCHFERNIQF from the coding sequence ATGAAATACTTTTCGTTTCTAGTGACGATTTTAGTGGGCTTAGGATTCTTTGCTGACGCAAAAACGGCAAAGAAAGGAGACTCTGTGGAATCAACAGAAATAGCTTATTTAGCTGGTGGTTGTTTTTGGGGAATGGAAGATCTTTTGCGCAAGATCCCTGGAGTCGTTGCTGTGGAAGTGGGCTACATGGGCGGCACCACTAAAAACGCCACGTACAATATCGTTAAAACCGGAACTACGAATCACGCTGAAACTGTGAAAGTGGTTTTTGATCCGAAGAAATTAAAATACGAAGACCTGCTTCTTCACTTTTTTAAGATTCACGATCCCACAACGGCGAACCGCCAAGGCAATGACGTTGGCACTCAATATCGCAGTGCTATCTTCTACACTTCTCAAACTCAAAAAGAGGACGCAGAACGCGTTAAGACGCGCGTTGATAAATCTGGAGCGTGGAAAGCTCCTGTGGTCACACAGATCGTCCCCGCTGGAGAATTCTGGAAAGCTGAAGAGTTTCATCAGGATTACCTCCAAAAAAATCCTGGCGGTTACACCTGCCATTTTGAACGCAACATTCAGTTTTAG
- a CDS encoding hydantoinase/oxoprolinase N-terminal domain-containing protein, which yields MQKSFLLGVSVGESFAEYALVSDSKPVAQKRVYLSRENLKQSLQQFVTENADNKPQSVFVSLRLPKKLLDYNLSGAVAHITTDGFEHWLDVCEKSETLTNKDLLFSVHERVLADGKVDVPLKLEDLEAIAAKLQMMDCKKVCLHFLHSSTNPVHLKQAQEFLSNKGLEVFVPEKTDNPHEVTRWNKNALNATISGVFSERKEEILKALEGVVAEKDIHFLTSSGKLFSEDKNQHIGSLFSASTALGLELGAKDGADILYLGLESFHLISANTWSSSWQSAWGTVEVPHLQSKELGIQPTLGIALNSFGRFDFASHQEGWEPGPMFLGRGQKPSLLDLWAENAKLAKLQGLEDRFSAQGIQRFKNSLFALSKISQTRDSDLGHLTKEMQSLSLQRLAMEAYLQRQTKKLIVAGPLASVFANAFKKDPHTTVHAEDFSESQAVALCGFKALQETL from the coding sequence ATGCAAAAGAGCTTCTTGTTGGGTGTGAGTGTCGGAGAATCTTTCGCCGAATACGCACTCGTGTCGGACTCCAAACCTGTTGCCCAAAAGAGAGTTTATCTCTCTCGCGAAAACCTTAAGCAGTCGCTTCAACAATTCGTGACAGAGAATGCGGATAACAAACCACAATCTGTCTTTGTCAGCCTGCGCTTGCCAAAAAAGCTCTTAGACTACAACCTCAGTGGAGCTGTGGCCCATATCACAACAGACGGTTTCGAACACTGGCTTGATGTCTGCGAAAAATCTGAAACGCTGACTAACAAAGACCTTCTTTTTTCAGTTCACGAGCGCGTGCTTGCCGACGGCAAAGTGGATGTGCCGTTGAAACTTGAAGATTTGGAAGCCATCGCTGCGAAATTACAGATGATGGATTGTAAAAAAGTTTGTTTGCATTTTTTGCACTCTTCCACAAATCCGGTTCATTTAAAACAAGCGCAAGAGTTTTTGAGCAACAAAGGCCTTGAAGTTTTTGTTCCTGAAAAAACCGACAATCCTCATGAGGTCACTCGTTGGAATAAGAACGCTTTAAACGCCACGATCTCCGGTGTTTTTTCTGAACGCAAAGAAGAGATTCTAAAAGCTCTTGAAGGTGTTGTTGCAGAAAAAGACATCCACTTCCTGACTTCTTCTGGAAAACTTTTTTCAGAAGATAAAAATCAACATATCGGAAGCTTGTTTTCCGCTTCGACAGCTTTAGGCCTTGAACTTGGCGCTAAAGACGGTGCTGATATTCTTTATTTGGGCCTTGAGAGTTTTCATTTAATTTCTGCGAACACTTGGAGTTCTTCATGGCAAAGTGCTTGGGGAACCGTGGAAGTTCCGCATTTGCAAAGTAAAGAGTTGGGAATCCAACCGACGTTGGGAATTGCACTAAACAGTTTCGGTCGTTTTGATTTTGCCTCTCACCAAGAAGGTTGGGAGCCGGGTCCTATGTTCTTAGGCCGAGGTCAAAAACCCAGTCTTTTGGATTTATGGGCTGAAAACGCGAAACTCGCGAAATTGCAAGGCCTTGAAGATCGTTTTTCAGCGCAAGGAATTCAGCGTTTTAAAAATTCTCTTTTTGCACTTTCTAAAATCAGCCAAACTCGTGACAGCGATTTAGGTCATTTGACGAAAGAGATGCAAAGCCTTTCTTTGCAAAGACTCGCAATGGAAGCTTATCTGCAACGCCAGACAAAAAAACTGATTGTCGCAGGTCCTTTGGCTTCGGTTTTTGCCAATGCTTTCAAAAAAGATCCTCACACCACAGTGCACGCTGAAGACTTTAGTGAGTCTCAAGCTGTTGCCTTGTGCGGCTTTAAAGCTTTGCAGGAGACTTTATGA
- the tpiA gene encoding triose-phosphate isomerase: MKKIFAANWKLFKTPKETREFFAQFKEVANKATGELVFFPSAISLEAASTSLTGTTIKWGAQNCYFQASGAFTGENSAQVVKELGGSYILIGHSERRKIFGETDALIAEKVAFTQGLGLTPMLCIGETLEEREASHTFRVLETQLHLGLAKADKTKPVVIAYEPVWAIGTGKVATPEQVAETHTDVFNILSKLGFAQSPILYGGSVKPDNAAGLIKQPHVNGFLVGGASLEVKSFSEIAAV, encoded by the coding sequence ATGAAAAAGATCTTCGCTGCCAACTGGAAACTCTTCAAAACTCCAAAAGAAACCCGCGAGTTTTTTGCGCAATTCAAGGAAGTCGCAAACAAAGCTACAGGCGAATTGGTCTTTTTTCCTTCGGCAATCTCTTTAGAAGCAGCAAGCACATCTCTCACGGGGACCACAATCAAATGGGGCGCACAGAATTGTTACTTCCAAGCTTCTGGTGCTTTCACGGGCGAAAACTCAGCTCAAGTCGTAAAAGAACTTGGTGGTAGCTATATTCTTATCGGCCACAGTGAACGCCGTAAAATCTTTGGTGAGACAGACGCGTTGATCGCTGAAAAAGTAGCCTTCACGCAAGGTTTGGGATTAACACCTATGCTTTGTATTGGGGAAACTTTGGAAGAGCGTGAAGCCTCTCACACTTTCCGTGTTCTTGAAACTCAACTTCATTTGGGATTAGCGAAAGCCGATAAAACAAAACCTGTGGTGATCGCCTATGAACCTGTTTGGGCGATTGGAACGGGAAAAGTGGCGACTCCAGAGCAAGTGGCTGAAACACACACAGATGTTTTCAATATCCTATCTAAATTGGGTTTTGCACAAAGTCCGATTTTATACGGAGGCAGTGTGAAGCCAGACAATGCTGCCGGCCTTATCAAACAACCTCACGTAAATGGATTCTTAGTTGGCGGAGCTTCACTGGAAGTGAAGTCCTTTAGCGAAATCGCAGCGGTTTAA
- the ilvA gene encoding threonine ammonia-lyase — protein sequence MKVTFADIQKARELIKDVICPTEMSHSLSASKLVNSEIYFKFENTQRTGSFKFRGAYNKISNLTPEEKARGVVASSAGNHAQGVALSASLAGVKATIVMPENASISKASATRAYGANVVLKGEIYDEAYEYAQKLEKENGYTFVHPYQDPYVIAGQGTIGIEILEKVPDLDTVIVPIGGGGLISGIALAVKSINPKVRVIGVQSDRSPGMAHLFKKEPLSHIKRAATIADGIAIKNPSQVMYDNFISKYVDEVVTVSDDEIAEAIVFLMERAKAVVEGSGAAAMAAAMSGSLSLGNKCCVIISGGNIDLNIVSKIIDRGQILRGRLCELSVIVDDLPGNLSKLTQAIAGQKANILEVHHDRVSKGLSLRETRIDFVLETSSIEHVEKIKRALEETGAKIIQST from the coding sequence ATGAAAGTTACTTTCGCAGATATTCAAAAGGCTCGGGAGCTTATTAAAGATGTTATTTGTCCTACGGAGATGAGCCACTCGCTCAGCGCAAGTAAACTGGTTAACAGTGAAATCTATTTCAAATTTGAAAATACACAGCGCACGGGAAGTTTTAAATTCCGTGGCGCTTACAATAAGATTTCCAATCTGACTCCGGAAGAAAAAGCTCGCGGTGTGGTGGCAAGCTCTGCCGGAAATCACGCCCAGGGCGTGGCCCTCTCTGCGAGTCTGGCAGGCGTTAAAGCCACGATCGTGATGCCAGAGAACGCTTCAATCAGCAAAGCTTCAGCCACTCGCGCTTACGGTGCGAATGTGGTGTTAAAAGGCGAGATCTACGATGAAGCTTACGAATACGCACAAAAATTAGAAAAAGAAAATGGCTACACTTTCGTGCATCCTTACCAAGATCCTTACGTGATCGCAGGACAAGGAACCATCGGTATTGAAATTCTGGAGAAAGTTCCGGATCTTGATACCGTGATCGTACCAATTGGTGGCGGAGGTTTGATCAGCGGAATCGCTCTGGCTGTGAAATCCATCAATCCGAAAGTGCGCGTGATCGGAGTGCAAAGCGATCGTTCTCCGGGAATGGCGCATCTCTTTAAAAAAGAACCACTAAGTCATATCAAAAGAGCCGCGACGATTGCGGATGGTATTGCGATCAAAAATCCTTCGCAAGTGATGTACGATAATTTCATTTCCAAATACGTCGACGAAGTCGTGACGGTGAGTGATGACGAAATCGCAGAAGCGATTGTGTTCTTGATGGAAAGAGCGAAAGCGGTTGTCGAAGGTTCGGGAGCTGCGGCAATGGCCGCGGCGATGTCAGGTTCGCTCAGTCTGGGCAATAAATGCTGCGTGATTATCAGCGGCGGCAATATCGATTTAAATATCGTTTCTAAAATCATCGACCGTGGTCAGATCTTGCGCGGACGTCTTTGTGAACTTTCCGTGATCGTGGACGACTTGCCAGGAAACCTAAGCAAGCTCACGCAGGCAATCGCGGGTCAGAAGGCCAATATTTTAGAAGTTCATCACGACCGTGTTTCTAAAGGATTGTCGTTGCGTGAAACGCGTATCGATTTTGTTTTAGAGACTTCCAGCATTGAACATGTTGAAAAGATCAAACGTGCCCTTGAAGAAACTGGGGCGAAAATCATTCAAAGCACTTAA
- a CDS encoding phosphoglycerate kinase: MANGLKGIKTVRDFELEGKVVFLRLDLNVPMENGKITDENRITASLPTIQYCIEKGAKIVMASHLGRPKSKDDKEFSLEPVAKRLQELLNAEVILVEDPDSDAPKHLLQSLKKNQLILLENVRFEEGETKDSVEFAQKIANYCDIYINDAFGASHRAHATIHALPSVMKDKGIGFLIEKEITMLDSLLQNPKRPYLAVMGGAKVSDKIAVIERLMDVVDGFIVGGAMAYTFQKAQGLPVGKSLVENDKLKYAKEMIERIEARNKTILLPVDHVATKGITDTANAHVTKDVVIAEDELGVDIGPKSIQNFSTALREAGTIFWNGPMGIFENPAFAKGTFGVAQAIAESNAVKIVGGGDSAAAAEASGFASKMTHISTGGGASLEYLQGDKLPGLEILRSKR, translated from the coding sequence ATGGCTAACGGTCTAAAGGGCATTAAGACAGTTCGTGATTTTGAACTTGAAGGCAAAGTGGTTTTCTTGCGTCTTGATTTGAACGTTCCGATGGAGAACGGAAAGATCACAGATGAAAACCGCATCACGGCATCTTTGCCAACGATCCAGTACTGCATCGAAAAAGGTGCGAAGATTGTAATGGCGTCTCACTTGGGGCGTCCTAAATCGAAAGACGACAAAGAATTTTCTTTGGAGCCTGTGGCAAAACGTCTGCAAGAACTTTTGAACGCCGAAGTGATCTTAGTCGAAGACCCGGATTCAGATGCGCCAAAACACTTGCTTCAGTCTTTGAAAAAGAATCAGTTGATCCTTCTTGAGAACGTGCGTTTTGAAGAAGGGGAAACGAAAGACTCCGTCGAGTTCGCGCAAAAAATCGCAAACTACTGCGATATCTACATCAACGATGCCTTCGGTGCTTCTCACCGTGCGCACGCGACAATCCACGCTTTGCCTTCTGTGATGAAAGACAAAGGCATTGGTTTCTTGATCGAAAAAGAAATCACGATGTTAGATTCTCTTTTGCAAAATCCCAAACGTCCTTACTTGGCGGTGATGGGTGGAGCAAAAGTTTCTGACAAGATCGCCGTCATCGAAAGATTGATGGACGTTGTTGACGGATTTATCGTGGGTGGCGCAATGGCTTACACTTTCCAAAAAGCTCAAGGTCTTCCAGTTGGAAAATCTTTGGTGGAAAATGATAAGTTGAAATACGCGAAAGAAATGATCGAGCGTATCGAAGCCCGCAATAAAACAATTCTTCTTCCTGTGGATCACGTGGCGACTAAAGGCATCACGGACACAGCAAATGCTCACGTCACAAAAGACGTGGTGATTGCTGAAGACGAATTGGGCGTGGATATCGGTCCTAAATCCATTCAAAATTTCTCTACAGCACTTCGTGAAGCAGGAACCATTTTCTGGAATGGCCCGATGGGTATTTTTGAAAATCCGGCTTTCGCAAAAGGAACTTTCGGTGTGGCGCAAGCGATTGCTGAAAGCAACGCTGTGAAGATCGTCGGTGGTGGTGACTCAGCTGCGGCAGCAGAAGCCTCAGGCTTTGCTTCAAAGATGACCCACATCTCGACAGGTGGCGGAGCATCCCTAGAATACCTCCAAGGCGACAAACTCCCAGGCCTAGAAATCCTACGTTCAAAGCGATAA
- a CDS encoding transporter substrate-binding domain-containing protein — translation MKRILFAWILTSTVLGFSTQTWANTISFRSDYSCPYVCNPDSARPGYMVEIVRQVFEKQGYKVEVKISTWVRALKDTRNNKAQALLGSNQNDAPDFIFSNKSLGLLKNARPNLKDSEPFLYVGFSPNNPKSKIYAKILNQGIDDLRRSGELRRILEKYNLEDWEKPSSISLSALNDFRPSFFKGTFDLFNMFNAGSL, via the coding sequence ATGAAACGCATCTTGTTCGCATGGATTTTGACGTCCACAGTTCTGGGATTTTCAACTCAAACATGGGCTAACACGATTTCTTTTCGCTCGGATTATTCATGTCCTTACGTCTGCAATCCAGACTCTGCCCGTCCCGGCTATATGGTCGAAATCGTTCGCCAGGTTTTTGAAAAACAAGGTTACAAAGTAGAGGTAAAAATCAGCACTTGGGTTCGTGCTCTTAAAGACACTCGCAACAATAAAGCCCAAGCACTGTTGGGTAGTAACCAGAATGATGCCCCCGACTTTATTTTCTCGAACAAGTCATTGGGCCTCTTGAAAAATGCCCGTCCAAATCTGAAAGACTCAGAACCGTTTTTATATGTGGGATTTTCACCGAACAATCCGAAATCCAAGATCTACGCGAAAATTTTAAATCAGGGCATTGACGATCTTCGCCGCAGCGGAGAGCTGCGACGGATTTTAGAAAAATACAATCTGGAAGACTGGGAAAAACCGTCTTCGATCTCTTTAAGTGCTTTGAATGATTTTCGCCCCAGTTTCTTCAAGGGCACGTTTGATCTTTTCAACATGTTCAATGCTGGAAGTCTCTAA